From the genome of Blautia pseudococcoides, one region includes:
- a CDS encoding sensor histidine kinase — MFSDSIICKLGTELLTTFLSIVILKIYFGIFFKRSKGSFFGITTWLIYFMWQMLIGKGNAFPAYVNVAISIILVCGICISAYTGGILQKIVFSALINVIWMLAEFLVGYIFIMCGIYYTVPQFWGSILSKLLTLLLLFGLKKFFKSENMRDISNNYNLIFLLIPIGSMYVVYNIFMLSIDLNNQKYIKESLTSSVIVLLINFIIFKLYLSLSKEKELQKYNTVYEQQLELCNQHMREKETVMMDFRNARHDLKQHFIVLMEMLDNKENESATNYLRKLISMDTFSNIGISRTDNIVVDSLINAKYSIALKLKIKFECDIHIPMQLPFRSADISILLGNILDNAIEASMQIEEEKRYIKYFMKYEVNTLIITVINAFNGDIIRNRDGKIITNKGDPWNHGIGLESVKKVADRYHGSVVIETKSENFKIKIILCDIQKKLQTTS; from the coding sequence ATGTAAATTGGGTACAGAGCTATTGACAACATTTTTGTCGATTGTCATACTTAAAATTTATTTTGGTATTTTCTTTAAAAGGAGTAAAGGAAGTTTCTTTGGCATTACTACATGGCTGATTTACTTCATGTGGCAGATGTTGATCGGGAAGGGAAATGCCTTTCCGGCATATGTAAATGTTGCAATAAGTATTATTCTCGTATGTGGAATATGTATTAGTGCATACACGGGAGGCATTTTACAAAAAATAGTTTTTTCAGCGCTTATTAATGTCATATGGATGCTGGCGGAATTTTTAGTAGGCTACATATTTATAATGTGTGGAATTTATTATACGGTTCCACAATTTTGGGGATCAATTTTATCAAAGTTGTTAACTCTGCTTTTGCTTTTCGGATTGAAGAAGTTCTTCAAAAGTGAAAATATGAGAGATATATCAAATAATTATAATTTGATTTTTCTATTGATTCCTATAGGAAGTATGTATGTAGTTTATAATATATTTATGTTGAGTATCGATTTAAATAATCAAAAATATATTAAGGAATCATTGACAAGCTCTGTGATTGTTTTACTGATCAATTTTATTATATTTAAACTATATTTAAGTTTATCGAAAGAAAAAGAATTACAAAAGTATAATACTGTTTATGAACAGCAATTAGAGTTATGCAATCAGCATATGCGTGAAAAAGAGACTGTTATGATGGATTTTCGAAATGCCAGACATGACCTGAAGCAACATTTTATTGTACTTATGGAAATGCTGGATAATAAAGAAAATGAATCGGCTACAAACTATTTAAGAAAGCTTATTAGTATGGATACATTCAGTAATATTGGAATATCAAGGACTGACAATATAGTGGTAGATTCTTTAATAAATGCAAAATATTCGATAGCCTTGAAATTGAAAATAAAATTTGAATGTGATATTCATATACCTATGCAGCTTCCATTTAGGAGTGCTGATATAAGTATTTTGTTGGGAAATATTCTCGATAACGCTATTGAAGCATCAATGCAGATTGAAGAAGAGAAAAGATATATAAAGTATTTTATGAAATATGAAGTAAATACATTGATCATAACAGTCATAAACGCATTTAATGGTGATATAATTAGAAATCGTGATGGAAAAATCATAACGAATAAGGGAGATCCGTGGAATCATGGGATAGGGTTGGAATCGGTAAAAAAAGTAGCAGACCGATATCATGGTTCTGTGGTGATTGAAACAAAGTCTGAAAATTTTAAAATAAAGATTATTCTGTGTGATATACAGAAAAAATTACAGACAACCTCGTAA